A window from Vigna angularis cultivar LongXiaoDou No.4 chromosome 7, ASM1680809v1, whole genome shotgun sequence encodes these proteins:
- the LOC108332214 gene encoding F-box/FBD/LRR-repeat protein At1g13570 isoform X2 → MGRAPPEFPCLTDMDPDRISYLPGHVIDQILSHLSIKEAVKTSVLSSKWRYKWATLPNLVFDNQFVSAAVQDHMIVKNKLLRTVDHVLLLHSGPINKFKLSHRDLLGVTDIDRWTLHVSRKAVKEFVLEIWKGQRYKIHSCLYCCQSLTHLELFNCWLKPPSTFKGFKNLTSLDLQHVTLAQDAFENLISSCPVLERLTLMNFDGFTHLNIDTPNLLFFDIGGKFEDISFENTFQLAVVSIGLYVNFEINQSRLRGGYSNLLKFFVNLPHLQRLEIQSYFLKYLAAGIVPINLPRPCIDLSYLSIRINLNDLKEISAALCLLRSSPNLQELEILARQEEQTLTITHNYCWEDVFFSCPEMHMRNVKIDGISGIKPELDFISFLLLHCPVLERMTVIPVSNMGTELMKQLLRCRRASRQAEIIYLDP, encoded by the exons ATG GGAAGAGCGCCACCTGAGTTTCCTTGCCTAACAGATATGGACCCAGACAGAATCAGTTACTTACCGGGTCATGTAATAGACCAAATTTTGTCACATTTGTCAATTAAGGAAGCAGTGAAAACAAGTGTTTTATCTAGCAAATGGAGGTACAAATGGGCCACGCTACCGAATCTTGTGTTTGATAACCAATTTGTCTCTGCGGCTGTTCAGGACCATATGATTGTAAAGAACAAGCTTTTGAGAACTGTTGATCATGTACTGCTACTTCATTCTGGGCCAATCAACAAGTTCAAACTCTCCCATCGTGATCTCCTTGGTGTGACTGATATTGATCGTTGGACGCTTCATGTATCCAGAAAGGCTGTTAAAGAGTTTGTGCTGGAAATCTGGAAAGGACAGCGGTATAAGATACACTCGTGTTTATATTGTTGTCAAAGTTTGACTCATTTAGAATTGTTTAATTGTTGGCTTAAACCTCCATCTACATTTAAAGGCTTCAAGAACTTAACGAGTCTTGATCTGCAACATGTTACCTTGGCTCAGGATGCTTTTGAAAACTTGATATCCAGCTGCCCAGTGCTTGAACGGCTGACATTGATGAACTTTGATGGTTTCACTCATCTTAATATTGATACACCGAATCTCCTGTTTTTTGACATTGGGGGTAAATTCGAAGATATTAGCTTTGAGAATACTTTCCAATTAGCTGTGGTATCAATTGGTTTGTATGTGAACTTTGAAATCAATCAAAGTAGACTTCGTGGAGGCTATAGCAATTTGCTCAAATTTTTTGTTAATCTGCCGCACCTGCAAAGGCTAGAGATTCAGAGCTATTTTTTAAAG TATTTGGCAGCGGGGATTGTGCCAATAAATCTTCCAAGACCGTGCATTGATCTAAGTTATCTTTCTATACGAATAAACTTAAATGATTTGAAGGAAATCTCAGCTGCTCTTTGCCTCCTAAGAAGCTCCCCTAATCTACAAGAACTAGAAATATTG GCTCGACAGGAGGAGCAGACTCTTACGATAACGCACAACTATTGTTGGGAAGATGTGTTTTTTTCTTGTCCAGAGATGCATATGAGAAATGTGAAGATAGATGGCATATCTGGAATCAAACCTGAATTGGATTTTATCAGCTTTCTACTTCTACACTGTCCTGTGTTGGAAAGGATGACTGTGATTCCTGTTTCAAACATGGGAACAGAACTGATGAAACAACTGTTGCGGTGTAGGAGAGCCTCAAGACAAGCTGAAATCATTTACCTCGACCCTTAG
- the LOC108332214 gene encoding F-box/FBD/LRR-repeat protein At1g13570 isoform X1: protein MGRAPPEFPCLTDMDPDRISYLPGHVIDQILSHLSIKEAVKTSVLSSKWRYKWATLPNLVFDNQFVSAAVQDHMIVKNKLLRTVDHVLLLHSGPINKFKLSHRDLLGVTDIDRWTLHVSRKAVKEFVLEIWKGQRYKIHSCLYCCQSLTHLELFNCWLKPPSTFKGFKNLTSLDLQHVTLAQDAFENLISSCPVLERLTLMNFDGFTHLNIDTPNLLFFDIGGKFEDISFENTFQLAVVSIGLYVNFEINQSRLRGGYSNLLKFFVNLPHLQRLEIQSYFLKYLAAGIVPINLPRPCIDLSYLSIRINLNDLKEISAALCLLRSSPNLQELEILARQEEQTLTITHNYCWEDVFFSCPEMHMRNVKIDGISGIKPELDFISFLLLHCPVLERMTVIPVSNMGTELMKQLLRCRRASRQAEIIYLDP, encoded by the exons GGAAGAGCGCCACCTGAGTTTCCTTGCCTAACAGATATGGACCCAGACAGAATCAGTTACTTACCGGGTCATGTAATAGACCAAATTTTGTCACATTTGTCAATTAAGGAAGCAGTGAAAACAAGTGTTTTATCTAGCAAATGGAGGTACAAATGGGCCACGCTACCGAATCTTGTGTTTGATAACCAATTTGTCTCTGCGGCTGTTCAGGACCATATGATTGTAAAGAACAAGCTTTTGAGAACTGTTGATCATGTACTGCTACTTCATTCTGGGCCAATCAACAAGTTCAAACTCTCCCATCGTGATCTCCTTGGTGTGACTGATATTGATCGTTGGACGCTTCATGTATCCAGAAAGGCTGTTAAAGAGTTTGTGCTGGAAATCTGGAAAGGACAGCGGTATAAGATACACTCGTGTTTATATTGTTGTCAAAGTTTGACTCATTTAGAATTGTTTAATTGTTGGCTTAAACCTCCATCTACATTTAAAGGCTTCAAGAACTTAACGAGTCTTGATCTGCAACATGTTACCTTGGCTCAGGATGCTTTTGAAAACTTGATATCCAGCTGCCCAGTGCTTGAACGGCTGACATTGATGAACTTTGATGGTTTCACTCATCTTAATATTGATACACCGAATCTCCTGTTTTTTGACATTGGGGGTAAATTCGAAGATATTAGCTTTGAGAATACTTTCCAATTAGCTGTGGTATCAATTGGTTTGTATGTGAACTTTGAAATCAATCAAAGTAGACTTCGTGGAGGCTATAGCAATTTGCTCAAATTTTTTGTTAATCTGCCGCACCTGCAAAGGCTAGAGATTCAGAGCTATTTTTTAAAG TATTTGGCAGCGGGGATTGTGCCAATAAATCTTCCAAGACCGTGCATTGATCTAAGTTATCTTTCTATACGAATAAACTTAAATGATTTGAAGGAAATCTCAGCTGCTCTTTGCCTCCTAAGAAGCTCCCCTAATCTACAAGAACTAGAAATATTG GCTCGACAGGAGGAGCAGACTCTTACGATAACGCACAACTATTGTTGGGAAGATGTGTTTTTTTCTTGTCCAGAGATGCATATGAGAAATGTGAAGATAGATGGCATATCTGGAATCAAACCTGAATTGGATTTTATCAGCTTTCTACTTCTACACTGTCCTGTGTTGGAAAGGATGACTGTGATTCCTGTTTCAAACATGGGAACAGAACTGATGAAACAACTGTTGCGGTGTAGGAGAGCCTCAAGACAAGCTGAAATCATTTACCTCGACCCTTAG